Genomic window (candidate division KSB1 bacterium):
ACAAGTCACCGTCGCATGCTCCGTTGCGTTGCGACTTGGCCGCTCATCATTAAGTCTGGCGCTCCCAGGCAGGGCGAAGTCGCTGCCATGCCTGCCACGTTGCCAGACGTCGATCGGCAAGCACTTACTCCAGGACAAAGGTACGCTCCAGGTTCCCGACACGCACGGCAAATTCCCCAGGCTCCACCGTCGGCCGATTGTCAAGGCCGATGAAGCTCAAATCAGACTCGTGGAGAGTAAACTGCACGGTTCTCTTCTCTCCCCGGTTGAGGTCCACTTTCGCGAAACGCTTCAGGCGCCGCACCGAGGGCGTCACCGAGGCGTATAGGTCGCTGAGATAAAGCTGTACGACCTCCTTCCCGCTTCTCTGGCCCACGTTCTGCACGGTGACGGTCACGGTCAAGGAGTCGCCACGCGGCAACTTCTCTTTGTCCAGAATGAGGTCGGTGTAGGCGAACGAGGTGTAGCTGATGCCAAAGCCAAACGGGAAGAGCGGATGGTAGCGATTGAAGGAATTGGCATTCTCACTGTGCTTGTGGTCGTAAAGCGTCAGGTCATTGCACGCGCGTGGGTAGGTGATGGGGAGCTTGCCCGAAGGATTGACCAGGCCAAAGAGGACCTCGGCGATGGCCTGCCCTCCTTGCGGCCCCGGCAGGTAAGCCACGAGGATGGCTGCCGCCTTGTCGGCGATGCTGGTGATGATGCGCGGCCTCCCCTCCACCAGCACCACGACGACGGGCACCTTCGCCCCCGCCAATGAGGCGACCAGGCGGAGCTGGGGCTCCGGTAAGGTCAGCTCCGAGATGTTTCCGGGCGTCTCACAGTACGGGTCTTCGCCGAGGCAGACGATGGCTACATCGGCTTTGCGAGCTGCCTTCACCACTGCCTTGATGTCTCTGTCGCGGTGCACTTCGACCCCTGGCAGGTATGTCACTCTCTCGCGGCCGGCCATGGCCACAATTGCCTCAAGAATGGTGGGCGTGTCCTTCGGGTAGAGTTCCTCACGGTCTCCTTGCCAGGTGATTGTCCAGCCGCCATTCAAGCACGAGCGCTTGGCGGCCGTTGGCCCGGTGACCAGCACTCTCGTCGAAGGAGAGAGAGGAAGGAGCTTGCCACTATTCTTGAGCAACGTGATGGACTCGCGGGCTGCTCGCAGGGCGGTTTGCCGGTACTCGGGCGAAGCGAAGCGCCCTGACCCCTCTCTTGGCGGATACGGATTTGCAAACAGGCCAAGGTCGGCCTTGAGTTGTAAGATTCTCCCCACCGCTTCGTCGATGCGCGTCTCGGGCACAGCGCCCTCGCGCACTAACTCCAAGAGGAGCTCGTAGAAGCTATAGTCCAAGGGGACCATGCTCATGTCGACGCCAGCCATGACGGCCATGCGCACGGCCTCCTTGGCAGTGGAGGCGACGCGGTCCCGCTCATGGAGATTTCTGATGTCAGCCCAGTCGGAGACGATCACGCCCTGAAACCCCAGTTCACTGCGCAGAAGGTCGCGCAGGTAGAAAGAGCTGGCGTGCACGGGGAGGCCATTGATTTCTGAGGAATTCACCATCACGGTTTTCACCCCGGTCTGCACCGCCGCCTGAAATGGCGGCAGGAAGTATTCGCGCAGCATGCGTTCGGGAATCCAGGCCGGGGTGCGGTCTTTGCCGGTGAGTGGAAAGCTGTAGCCCAAGTAGTGTTTAGCGCAGGCGGCAGCCCGTGTGTGAACGTCCAGGCGACCATCGCTGCCCTGCAGGCCGGCCACGTAGGCCTTTGCCATGACCGAAGCCAGATAGGGGTCCTCGCCGAAGGTTTCCCACAGGCGCGGCCACAACGGTTGCCGCCCAACATCCAGCACCGGACTAAAGTTCCAGGGAATGCCGCAGGCACGAATTTCGTAGGCCGTTATCTCCGCCTCCTTGCGCACCAGCTCCGGCTCCCAGGTTGCGGCCATGCCCAAATGCTGCGGGAAGAGCGTCGCCCCGAGCGTGTAGCCGGCGCCGTGGACGGCGTCGATGCCGTAAATGACCGGAATGCCTAAGCGCGTCTCTTTGGTCGCCACATCCTGGATGGTGGTGATGATCTCCTGCCAGCGCCCCAAGGGGTGTGCGGAGGTGCCCACGTTCAGTATCGACCCCACGTGGTACTCCAGAAGGGCGCGCCTGAGGCTGGGCAGGTCGATCTCCAGCGGCTCCTGCGTCAGAGGGTAGCCCTTGCACACCAGCTCCAAAGAGATCTGGGTCATCTGGCCTACTTTCTCTTCCAACGACATCTGTGCCAGGAGCGTGCTCACCATTGGGCTGGGCCCAGCGCCGGGAGTCGCCGTCCTTGCCATGGTCACGGTTCCAAGGGCCAAGACGAGTAGCAGCGCCTGCGGTGATCTCATCCCTTCCTCCTGATCAGAAGAGTGCCTGCCGAAATTGCCTCACCTGAGACGTACCATTTTCATCGTCTTGACAGCCTCCCCCGTCGCCGTCCTTACCCAGAGCCGGCAGAAGTACACCCCACTGGGTGCCGGGTCGTCCCACAACACGCGATGGGACCCCGCATGCTGTGTGGCGTTGACTAACTCCCCAAGCAACCGGCCGGCCACGGTGTGCACGGTGATGACCACATGCCCTTCCTCCGGCAGGTGATAGGCGATCACCGTGCCCGCATTGAAGGGGTTGGGCCAGTTCTGCTGTAACGTCGGCTCGCGCGCTACGCCGCGGTATCCTCCTACCTCTTCGACGACAGTAGAGAGGGTGTCGAAAGGATTGGCGATCTCCAGCAGGAGCTCCCACACGGCGCGCGGACGCTGATACTGTTCGGCGCGGTACTGCGCCGGATCGGCATAATGCCAGGCCTCCGGCGTGTTGAAGAGGTAGGCTGTCCTTTCGTTCACCCACGTCTGATAGTACACGCCATAGGCCGTTTGCAAGGCCCTCTGCATGAGAGTTTCGTCGCCGAGCTCCTTGCCCCAGTGGTACATGCTTGCCGCGACGAAATAAGAAGAGCCGGTCCACACCTCGTTGGGTTGTCCAGAGGGGAGAGGACTGCCGTCGGCATTGCGACCATTCACGGCCCCCATGTCGCCGATGCCGTCGCCGGTGTAATCGGCCAACGGCGCGACACACCGCTCGAACACCTGGTGGAGATGGGAAGCGACGCGGCCGGGAGGCAGAATGGGCTCCAGGCCCGTGGTCTCGCAATAGCGCTGGCCATTGAGTCCGTCTGCCATGATGGCCGTAGAATGGGCATCCAGTCGGTAGTAGTGCAGCTCCTCCTGCCAGAACAGGTTGTCCAGCACCTGCTTTGCCACGGCCAGGGCTCTTTCCACTTCCGCCTTGAGTCCTGTCTCCCCCACGGCTGCCGCCAGCCGGGCCATGGCCTGCAAGGCGCCGACCCACAGGCCCCCGCAGAGGAGGTTGTCTCCCACGAACCCCCAGGTATCGTAGGTCGTGTTCCCATGGTCAGGAAGGGTGTTGCCATTGGCGTCCTTGGTCTTCATGTAGCGGTAGGTCTTTTTGCAGGCCGGCCACACGAAGTTGAGAAAGGCCTGATCGCCCGTCTTGCGGTAGTACGCGTAGACCTGCTGAATGAATTTGCTGGGCATGTCTTGCCAGTCGCCCCCATAACCACTGAAGCGGAAGAAGGGGTCCTGCGCAGGCATGCCGGCGTCGTGCGGGGCCTTCCCCTCCGGGTCATTGGCGATATAGTCGGCAAACCAGCGCAGCACGTCGCGCTCGATCTCCGGCCACAGCTCAAGATAGTGGCGACACTCGTAGTGGCGCACGTCAAAAGTCTCGCACATGGGATACGCCTGGCATTCCATGCAAAAGTACTTGTGGTCGTCAGCAGGCAGGGTACCGTACGACGACTCGGCAGGACGGGTGATGCAGCCGTTCTCCCAGAAGACGCCGCCGAAGGTGTCGTAATAGAGCTCGTTGAGGGCGGCCTGCTTGAGCCATTGCGGGTAGTGGGGATTGTCGACGATCAGCCGCTGCCAGCGGTCGACCTCTGCCTCCCACTGCGCCAAGTTTGCCAATGCCTCGCGGGCCACGGCAAAGGAGTGGCCAGTTTCGGTGCCGAAATATTCTGTGTAGCGGCGGTACCATTCGGTGCCCTCGCCGAAACGCACGCGGGGGAAGTACCACGTGAGCACGAAGGGCACGGTGGCTTCGTCCCCGGGGGCCAGCTTCAGGCTGACCGCTACCGCGGCGGCAGAGCCGGAGCCATCCAGAGCCACGCCGCTGAGCCTGCCGTCGGCAAAGTCGTCGTAGATGTCGGCGCCGGTTCCCGAGCCGTTCCAGGAGGGGCAGACGCTCACCGTCCAGCCGGGCTCCTTGCGGGTGGCGATGCACCATTCGCTGCCTTGGGTTACAGAAGTGTTGAGCGGGCTTTCGGCGCGGAGCACCACCCCGATGAGCTCTGCTTCCGCCTCGACCGCAGTGCGCAGGCCGGTGCGCACCTCGTCGGCATAACCCGCGTTGGGGAAGGTGAACATCAGGGCGAGCTCCAAAGTGTCGGCGCCGGGATTGGCCGCCCGAAACTGGAAGACCCCCACGGGAAAGCTGGTCTCGCGGTAGTTGTGCGGGATGATGGGGCTGAACTGCTTGAGGGACAGGTCGGCCAGGTTGCCATAGAAGTCAAACCACGCCTGCGGGTAGAGGGCATAGTAGCGCCCATCGCCCTGGTTCAGGGTTGACCAGGCGGGCAGAAGACCCTCGGTGGCAAGGGTACGCGCGCGCGCTGCTTGCCCGGGGATCTTCTCAAACAGGTGGAAGGCCCCCTGGGGCAAGAACTTCTCTTCGTGCACGCCGGTCTTGAACTCCCAGGGGCCAAAGGTGCCGCACAGATTGAACATAAAGTTGCCGGCACCCACGCCACCCAAGGGTACGCCCCTCTTGGTCCTGCCTGTAGCGCCCCGGGGATAGTCGCCAAGCGGCCGTGACCACGCACAGGAAGGCACTGGCCACATGCTTCGCGGCGCGCGGGCTCTTGTGCCTACCACCACGGCGGAAGGGGCACTTTCGTTGCCCGAGGCATCCACTGCCTTCACGAAGTAGTGCCCGGTCGTCCCTGGCGGGACCTCGCCATCGGTATAAGCCAACACGGGCGTGGGGGCCTTGATGAGGCCGGTGGTGCAGGCCTCATAAGGGCCGGCAGGCGTAAGAGCACGAAACAGGCGGTAGCCTCGGATATCGTTCTCCACGTTGCGCCGCCAACTGATACGTACCCCTTCAGGAACAGAGGAACATTGCACCCCCTCAGGGGGAAGGGGCGGTACGTCGTCGCCCACGGTCGGCGTGATGGCGATGGCCGCTATTTTCGCATAATCGGCGTCTACTGCCGGTACGGCGATGGTGATGCTCCCTCCTTCCGGGCAGGTGGTAAAGCAGGTGTCCAAGGCAACGTCGTGTCCCACCAAGGCGAAGATGTCCAGGTTGTCTAAGAAGAGGAGGTCATTGATGGCCACGTCAAAGACGCGACTGCCGCGGGTTGTCCAATAGATCTCGCAAAGCTTAAGAGTGACTGAGTAGAGCCCGCTATCCAGGCCGTCATAGCGGTAGGCGATGGCGGGACCGTAACGCTCCGTCTGATAGAGCGGGTCGTCTTCGGTATTAGCGATGGCATGGGCAGTGGAGGCCACGCCCACTCCAGGGCTCAGGAAGCCCCAGCTCCCTGGGGCGTATCGCTGGTCCGGGTGCCAGAGGTTGCCGGCGCGATCCACGTACGGCGCGGTAAAGCCGCAGCGGTGGCGAATAGCTACCCCCGACTCTCGCCGCAATGGACTTGCCAGCATGGTCCCCAGAGAGAGGGCCATGAGCACCCCGACAATCCTTACAACGGAGGATGTGCACACCCGTAGCGGCATGGCATACTACCGTCGCAGTACTAAAGGTGTGCACCGCCCGACATCGCCCACCAGGAGTTGTCCAAAGTACAGGCCCGAGGCGAGTCGCTGCTTGCCAGAGCCGGTGCCGTCCCAGACCAGGGTGGTGTGGCCCGCAGGGAGCGTGCCGTCCACAATCGTGGTGACCAGGCCGCCGTTGATATTGAAGATGCGCAGCGCCACGCGCTCCGGCTGGAGCACGAGAAGAGAGAAGGCGGTGCGCTCGGCAAAAGGGTTGGGGTGGCAGCGGGTCCAGCTCACCTTGTCCGTGACTCGCTCGAAGCGGCTTCCCTGGCCGGCGCCGCTTTCCAAAAAGCTGAAAACCAGCTGGCTAATGTTGAAGCCGCCTGCGGCGATGCTGAGAACCAGCGCATGTTCTCCAGCGGGCAGGGAGGCCTGGCCGCAGTCCATGTCCGTCCACTGCTGCCAGCCACCAGTGGCAGCGACACCCACCTTGCTGGTGATAGGAGTACCGTCCAGGAGGAGTTCGAAAGCACCGCCGCCACTGGGTGCGGCCACCCGTGCCTTCACTTCATAGTCGCCGGCGAGGAGCACTGTCACCGTATACTGAAGCCACTCGCCTGCCTCTAACCACCCCAAGCTGTAGGGCGGGCCGCCGGGGTCGCTGCAGGGCTCGATGTCCACCCCGTCGTTGCGGTAGGCCCCGCCCCTGTTCCAGCGTGGGCCTCCAGGTCCACCGGTGTTCTGGTAGTCGCGATCGTAGTAGGCCACGCCCAGCGCGCCCAGGTCATAGTCGGCACAACCAATGACGCCGGGAAGGGTGTGCGCGCGCAACGGGATGGCCCGTGCGTCGTGGTCGGGCCGGGTGAGCGCATCGTGGATGTCGGGTCGGAATTGGCAGCTGTCAATGCGCAGGCTGCGCGCCATCTCCATGAGGGCAACGGCCGCATACTCGCGCGACGGCCTGCTGGCAGTGCCGGCCCAGTAGTCGAGTACCCGCTGGTAGAGCGGCGAAATTGGCGCCGAGTACGGAGAAGTAGTGGTTTCCACCTTCTTGTGCGTCCACCAGCTCCAGCCGATGCCCTCCTCTTCCATCAAGCGCAGACAGTCGCGCAGCCAGACATTGGAGTTCTCGCCCGTCTCGCCAAGCCACAAGGGCACGTTGTAGTGGCTGCGAAGGCGAAGATATGGCAGAATCGCCTCTCTGCTGTTCTCGTTCCAGTACTTGTGGAAAGCATAGGCCATGTTGCCGTCGAAGGGGGGAGTCAGCGAGGTAAAGTCGGTGCTGTACCAGTTGCCCTCGATGAACAGCAGATGGTTGTTATCCACTTCGCGGATTGCCTGGGCCAGGCGCATGTAGAGCAGGCGCAGCTCGCTGCTTGCGTGGCCGGTCGGGAGCACCGGCTCGTTGAGGAGGTCGTATCCCCCGACCCATGGCTCCTCGGCATAGCGAGCAGCTATGGCCCGCCAGATCGCCACAGTCAGGTCCTGGTTGGCAGGGTCGGTCCAGAGGCGAGCCTCCACGCCGTCGCTATCGCTAATGTTATCCTTATTCTGCCCCCCAGGCGCGCAGTGCATGTCCAGAATCAGGTAAAGGGCGTGCGCCTTGCACCAGGCAATTACCTGGTCGAGGAGCTGAAATCCCTCCTCGCGAAAATGGTCTCCTTCCCACAGCAGACGGTAGTGAAACGGCAGGCGGACGGAATTGAATCCCCAGGCGGCAATCTGGGCGATGTCCTTTTCGGTGACGTAGTTTGCCGTGTACAGGCGAAAGAACTCTTCGGTCTGTGCTTCGCCAAGCAGATCGGCGATGCGATTGCGGATGAAAGAAGGGGAGCCAAACCCGGGGATGTGCAGCTGGTAGCCTTCGGGGACGAGCCATCCACCAAGGCCGAACCCACGCAGTAGCACTTCCTGCCCGGTGGCGTCGACGATCACCCGCCCCTTCTGGCGGAGGAAAGAGCTGGCTGGCGCCGACCACACCAGCCAGAAACTAACCGCCACGGCCAGGAAAGTCCAACGGCGAACCCTTGGCACAGGACCTCCATACGGGAGAACTTTATCCTGTTCCGCCCTTACAAGATTTGGGCCAGGGCAATGGGCGGTTGGGTCGGCTTGAAAATGTGGCAGTTAGCAGCATAATCCAGAGGTAACGACAAGAGGGCGAGTTATCACGGTGATAATGGCTGTTATCCCCAGGAGAATGGCGAGCGCCAACAGGCCTTCTACTTCAGCCCGAGCTCCTTGCAGAGGCGATGGAAGTTGGATGGCGCCAATCCCAACTTCCGTGCGGCCAGCGCATCTGAGGTGGTCTGACTGCGCACGAAGCGCAGGTATTCGCGCCGGAATTGCCGCTCCATCTCCCGCAGCGGCATGATGTTCTGCGCATCCCAGGGCCAGGGCCGCGCTTGGCGCTCGCCTTGCTGCAAGGCGGCGTGCGGCCCTAAGGCCGCCTGCACATCGCCAAGGGTAATGACCGCACCGCCATTGATCAGGAGACGTTGCAGCACGTTCTGCAGTTCGCGCACATTGCCTGGCCAGCTATGGGCCGCCAAGGCTCGGAGCGCGGCTTGCTCGAGGTGCGGGACGGGCCGCCCCATGTCGGCACTGAAACGCCGCAGATAGTAGTCGA
Coding sequences:
- a CDS encoding GH116 family glycosyl hydrolase, which gives rise to MPLRVCTSSVVRIVGVLMALSLGTMLASPLRRESGVAIRHRCGFTAPYVDRAGNLWHPDQRYAPGSWGFLSPGVGVASTAHAIANTEDDPLYQTERYGPAIAYRYDGLDSGLYSVTLKLCEIYWTTRGSRVFDVAINDLLFLDNLDIFALVGHDVALDTCFTTCPEGGSITIAVPAVDADYAKIAAIAITPTVGDDVPPLPPEGVQCSSVPEGVRISWRRNVENDIRGYRLFRALTPAGPYEACTTGLIKAPTPVLAYTDGEVPPGTTGHYFVKAVDASGNESAPSAVVVGTRARAPRSMWPVPSCAWSRPLGDYPRGATGRTKRGVPLGGVGAGNFMFNLCGTFGPWEFKTGVHEEKFLPQGAFHLFEKIPGQAARARTLATEGLLPAWSTLNQGDGRYYALYPQAWFDFYGNLADLSLKQFSPIIPHNYRETSFPVGVFQFRAANPGADTLELALMFTFPNAGYADEVRTGLRTAVEAEAELIGVVLRAESPLNTSVTQGSEWCIATRKEPGWTVSVCPSWNGSGTGADIYDDFADGRLSGVALDGSGSAAAVAVSLKLAPGDEATVPFVLTWYFPRVRFGEGTEWYRRYTEYFGTETGHSFAVAREALANLAQWEAEVDRWQRLIVDNPHYPQWLKQAALNELYYDTFGGVFWENGCITRPAESSYGTLPADDHKYFCMECQAYPMCETFDVRHYECRHYLELWPEIERDVLRWFADYIANDPEGKAPHDAGMPAQDPFFRFSGYGGDWQDMPSKFIQQVYAYYRKTGDQAFLNFVWPACKKTYRYMKTKDANGNTLPDHGNTTYDTWGFVGDNLLCGGLWVGALQAMARLAAAVGETGLKAEVERALAVAKQVLDNLFWQEELHYYRLDAHSTAIMADGLNGQRYCETTGLEPILPPGRVASHLHQVFERCVAPLADYTGDGIGDMGAVNGRNADGSPLPSGQPNEVWTGSSYFVAASMYHWGKELGDETLMQRALQTAYGVYYQTWVNERTAYLFNTPEAWHYADPAQYRAEQYQRPRAVWELLLEIANPFDTLSTVVEEVGGYRGVAREPTLQQNWPNPFNAGTVIAYHLPEEGHVVITVHTVAGRLLGELVNATQHAGSHRVLWDDPAPSGVYFCRLWVRTATGEAVKTMKMVRLR
- a CDS encoding cellulase family glycosylhydrolase → MPRVRRWTFLAVAVSFWLVWSAPASSFLRQKGRVIVDATGQEVLLRGFGLGGWLVPEGYQLHIPGFGSPSFIRNRIADLLGEAQTEEFFRLYTANYVTEKDIAQIAAWGFNSVRLPFHYRLLWEGDHFREEGFQLLDQVIAWCKAHALYLILDMHCAPGGQNKDNISDSDGVEARLWTDPANQDLTVAIWRAIAARYAEEPWVGGYDLLNEPVLPTGHASSELRLLYMRLAQAIREVDNNHLLFIEGNWYSTDFTSLTPPFDGNMAYAFHKYWNENSREAILPYLRLRSHYNVPLWLGETGENSNVWLRDCLRLMEEEGIGWSWWTHKKVETTTSPYSAPISPLYQRVLDYWAGTASRPSREYAAVALMEMARSLRIDSCQFRPDIHDALTRPDHDARAIPLRAHTLPGVIGCADYDLGALGVAYYDRDYQNTGGPGGPRWNRGGAYRNDGVDIEPCSDPGGPPYSLGWLEAGEWLQYTVTVLLAGDYEVKARVAAPSGGGAFELLLDGTPITSKVGVAATGGWQQWTDMDCGQASLPAGEHALVLSIAAGGFNISQLVFSFLESGAGQGSRFERVTDKVSWTRCHPNPFAERTAFSLLVLQPERVALRIFNINGGLVTTIVDGTLPAGHTTLVWDGTGSGKQRLASGLYFGQLLVGDVGRCTPLVLRR
- a CDS encoding glycoside hydrolase family 3 C-terminal domain-containing protein: MRSPQALLLVLALGTVTMARTATPGAGPSPMVSTLLAQMSLEEKVGQMTQISLELVCKGYPLTQEPLEIDLPSLRRALLEYHVGSILNVGTSAHPLGRWQEIITTIQDVATKETRLGIPVIYGIDAVHGAGYTLGATLFPQHLGMAATWEPELVRKEAEITAYEIRACGIPWNFSPVLDVGRQPLWPRLWETFGEDPYLASVMAKAYVAGLQGSDGRLDVHTRAAACAKHYLGYSFPLTGKDRTPAWIPERMLREYFLPPFQAAVQTGVKTVMVNSSEINGLPVHASSFYLRDLLRSELGFQGVIVSDWADIRNLHERDRVASTAKEAVRMAVMAGVDMSMVPLDYSFYELLLELVREGAVPETRIDEAVGRILQLKADLGLFANPYPPREGSGRFASPEYRQTALRAARESITLLKNSGKLLPLSPSTRVLVTGPTAAKRSCLNGGWTITWQGDREELYPKDTPTILEAIVAMAGRERVTYLPGVEVHRDRDIKAVVKAARKADVAIVCLGEDPYCETPGNISELTLPEPQLRLVASLAGAKVPVVVVLVEGRPRIITSIADKAAAILVAYLPGPQGGQAIAEVLFGLVNPSGKLPITYPRACNDLTLYDHKHSENANSFNRYHPLFPFGFGISYTSFAYTDLILDKEKLPRGDSLTVTVTVQNVGQRSGKEVVQLYLSDLYASVTPSVRRLKRFAKVDLNRGEKRTVQFTLHESDLSFIGLDNRPTVEPGEFAVRVGNLERTFVLE